The Sulfuriferula thiophila genomic sequence CCGTTTGCACGTCATGGCGTGTCCATGACCAAGCTGGAATCGCGTCCGGCGCGCTCTGGTTTGTGGGAATATGTGTTCTTTGTCGATATTGAAGGGCATCGCGATGATCCTGCTGTTGCCGCAGCTTTGTCTGAATTAACCAGCAAAGCGGCGTTGTTGAAATTATTAGGGTCATACCCGATAGGTGTTTTGTAATGAGTTTGTGTGACCTGGCCCCTACTTATATCCGTGCGATCGCGCCGTATCAACCGGGTAAGCCCATCGCCGAACTGGCGCGCGAGCTCGGGCTGGACGAACATCGCATCGTCAAGCTGGCCTCTAACGAAAATCCGTTGGGCGCTAGCCCCAAGGCGCTGGTAGCCATTGAGGCTGAATTAGATCAACTGGCACGCTACCCTGACGGCAGCGGGTTTGAGCTCAAGGCGGCGCTGTCTGCCAAGCTGGGTGTAGGTACCGAACAAATTGTCCTGGGCAATGGTTCCAATGACGTACTGGAAATGGCAGCGCGCGCATTTCTGGCAGCCGGTGTATCGGCGGTGTATTCCGAACATGCCTTTGCCGTATATCCATTAGCTATACTGGCGGTCGGTGCGGAAGGCATCACAGCGCCGGCTCGCGATTTCGGCCATGATCTGGATGCCATGCTGGCGGCAGTACGTGCGGATACGCGCATGGTGTTTATCGCCAACCCGAATAATCCTACCGGTACCCTGTTAGCGAATGCCGATGTGCTGGCATTCCTGGAAAAAGTACCGGCGAATGTGCTGGTGGTGCTGGACGAGGCCTACGGTGAATATCTGCCCGCAGAGTTGCAGTCCGATGCCGTGGACTGGTTAGCGCGTTTCCCGAATCTGATCGTGACGCGGACTTTTTCCAAGG encodes the following:
- the hisC gene encoding histidinol-phosphate transaminase, whose translation is MSLCDLAPTYIRAIAPYQPGKPIAELARELGLDEHRIVKLASNENPLGASPKALVAIEAELDQLARYPDGSGFELKAALSAKLGVGTEQIVLGNGSNDVLEMAARAFLAAGVSAVYSEHAFAVYPLAILAVGAEGITAPARDFGHDLDAMLAAVRADTRMVFIANPNNPTGTLLANADVLAFLEKVPANVLVVLDEAYGEYLPAELQSDAVDWLARFPNLIVTRTFSKAYGLAGLRVGYALASPAIADMMNRVRQPFNVNSLALVAATAALNDDEFIARSYALNQLGMRQLTQGLRLLGLDYIPSYANFLAIRIGNATAMYRRLLEHGVIVRPIGNYGMPEYLRVSIGLASENNQFLQALEDVVKEQV